The genomic region AGCCACGCGAACGCCGCCCAACCCCGCCGCCGTCGGGCGGCGAGTCGCGGCCGGCCGCAGGCGAGGTGCGAAGAGAGCGGCCGCATCGGGGGCATCGGTTTCATTCGGGCGCCGATTGAAGAAATCATTCTAGAGATCGAGGGCCGCGGATGGTTTTGACGTGCATCAAGGAATGCGCGCTGAAGCCTGGGCGACGGCACCGCCACCGGCTTTGACTTAAATCAAGGTTCGCCGGGAGGCATGTCCTTAGAGTCCTTGTCAGGCTATGGGTCTTTCGGCCCGGCCATCCTTCGACTGCACGAGCCCATGGGCATGGATCGGCCAACCGCCACCTTCGGCGTCGACGCGCCTCCCGCCGGGGGGCGCGGCGAGGTCTATCTGGTAGGGGCCGGGCCGGGCGATCCCGAGCTGCTGACGCTGCGGGCCTTGAAGCTCATGCAGCGGGCGGACGTGGTGCTCTATGATCGCCTAGTGTCCTCCGAGATCCTGGCGCTGGTGCGCCCCGGCGCAGAGCGGATTTGCGTGGGCAAGGAGCCGGGGCGCCACAGCGTGCCCCAGGCGGAGATCTGCAAGCGGCTCGTGGGCCTGGCGCGGGAAGGCAAGCGGGTGCTGCGCTTGAAGGGCGGCGATCCCCTGATTTTCGGGCGCGGCGCCGAGGAGCTGGAGGTCCTGGCGGCCCACGGCATTCCCTTCGAGATCGTCCCCGGCATCACCGCTGCCACCGGAATGGCGGCCTACGCCGGCATTCCCCTCACCCATCGGGACCACGCCCACGCTTGCGTGTTCGTCACCGGCCATCTCCAGGACGGCAGCATGGACCTGGATTGGGAGGCCCTGGCACGTCCTCGTCAGACGGTGGTGGTGTACATGGGGCTCGGCGGACTAGCGTTCCTGTGCCGCTCCCTGGTGGCCCACGGCCTGGCGCCCGCCACGCCCGCCGCCGTGGTGGAGCGGGCCACCACCCCCGGGCAGCGGGTCGCCGTGGGAACCCTGGAGAGCCTTCCCGAACTGGCCCGCGCCGGCGGCTTTCAGCCCCCGTCCCTGGTGGTGGTGGGCGAGGTGGTGCGGCTGCACGGCGTGCTGGGATGGTTCGCGCCCCGATCCGGCGCCCTGCCGGATCCGGTTCCTTCAGCCGTGCCCACGTGAAAGATCCTGCTTCGCCCTGCGGTAGAGGCGGACCGACCCCAGCAGGTTGAGCCCCAGCCACAGGGCGGAGATCCCGAAGCCGACGCCGGCGGCGGAGGCGAGGGCGGGCCGATCCACCGCGGCGACGAGGAGTGCCAGCGCCGCGGCGTGGGCCCACACGTGGGCAAGGCACGAACCCTGGGGCGCGAGCTGCCTGGCGCTGGGAAGCGGCCGGGCGTGGCTCGCAAGCCCCTGCAGGTCCATCCAGGCGAGAAACGGCACGATCCGGTACAGCATGCCGGCGATCATCCAGAAGGCGAAGCCGAAGAGGAACGCCACCGCCGCCATGACGGCGATGGGGCGGCCGTGGGTCGCGTCGGTCGCCAGGCTCACGCCCGCGCCGAGCAGGCTTGCGCCGAGGGCCAGCATCGCCAGGCGCCAGGCGGCAGCTGTGGCACCGTCCCCACGGCGACGACCGCCCGACTGGATCTTCCAGGTCACGAGAAGGAAGGCAGCGAACGCGGTCAAGATTCCGGCACCCGCTAGCCCGTAAAAGAAGCGCCCCACCGCCGCGCCCCCGGCGAGGGCCGCCGCGGACATGGATACCAGGGCGCCTACCACCGCCGGCGCCAGGCCCCGGTGCACGAGCTTGGGATAGGGCTTCGTCAGCCCGAACATGGGCACCACCTGGTAAGCGACCCCGGCCACCAGCAAGCCGATCCAGCCGGCGAATCCCCACGCCAAGTGAAGATCCACCAGCGCGGGCCGGGGAACGGCGGCGAAGGGGACCGGGACGACGGCCAGGGTGGCGCCCATCAGGACGGTGACCGCGAGCGAGGCCAGGGCGAAGCCCACGGTGACGCCGGTGGGCGTGGCCACCGGCGCCCGGAGGATCGCTCGCGCCGCGGCTGCGACGTAAACGCCGAGGCCCGCCAGCAGCGCCGCCGCGCCGAAGGGCGCGAGCAGGGGGACGCCGCCCAGGAAGGTCCAGGCCAGCAGGAGGGTGCCGGCGGTCAATGCCCCGTGGGCCACCCCCGCCACCAGGCGCCCTCGCGCCACCGAGGCGCCCGCCGCCACGGGCAGGATCTGGAGCAGGGCGCCGGCGGCGGTCATGGTGACGAAGCCCAGGGTCATCAAGTGGGTGGCGGCGAGGGCGGCGGGCGTCCAGCGGCTCGCCGCGGCCGCCGGGCCCTCCGTGGCGATCACGACGCCGGCAAGCAGGGCGAAGGTGGGCGCGGTGAGGAAGAAGCGCAGCAGAACGGACAGAGGCAGCACGCCGTCCGCGGTCCTCGGCGGCAGCATTACGCGCGAGCCCAGATTTCGATGTAAAACGTGCCCTCGTCGTTCACGCGAGTCGAGTGCTCGTAGCCGTTGCGCTCCAGGATGCGGTAGAGGGGAAAGGGCTCCCGCTCGAGCAGCAGCAGCATCCGCTGTCCCGGTTTGAGCCGGCACAAGGCCTCGAGCACCCGCTCCAGGGGCTCGGGCGGCTCGAGACCCCGGGCGTCCACGATCAGGTCGTCGTCTGCCACCCTTATGTCCCGATCTCCTGCGCTAGCGCTTCCAGGAGCTGGGCCCGCTGGCCGGCGAGGACCCGGTCGCACAGGGGGTACAACACCTGCTCCTCCTTGAGATTATGTTGTTGCATGAAGAGGAGCAGAGTCTCGAAGGCATCGCGGAAAGCCCTGGGATCGGCATCCGCCGCCGCCCCGGCGAGGGCGGCGATGAGGGGACGCATCTGGGCGTGCTCGTGCCGCATGACCGCGGTCGGTCCGCCGGGCGCACCGGTGGCGCTTTCGTAGGCAGGAAACAGGATCGTCTCCTCCAGCCGGAAGTGCCTTTCCATGGCTTCGCTGAAGCGGCGCATCGCCTGGCGGCAGCGGTTCCAATCCCCCAGGAGCATGGCCGCCTCTCCCTCGGCGAACAGTTGATCGCAGGCCCGATGGTCGGTGGAGAACCACTCGGTGAAGGTATCCGCAGTCATGGGGGTCGGCGAACGAGCAGCGTAGCGGTCGAGGATGGGAGGCATTGTGGAGACCCGAGTAGCGGGCGCGCCTTGATGTGAATCAAGCGAGCGGTGCAGCACGCCCGCGCCGGGCGGCGCGCACCGCGAGCTCCACGGCGACGAGGAGCAGAGCCGCGGCCAGGGCGTTGTGGACCAGGGCGAGGGGCAGGGGAAAGGCGAGCTTCACCATCGCCGCGCCGAGCGCGGCCTGGAGCAGGGCCAGCAGGGCGGCTGCGGCCGCCGGGCGGCGCAGTCCCGGATAGGCTCGGGCGCCGAGGGCCACGGCACCGAGCCAGCCGAGGGTCAGGAGGGCCCCGAGGCGATGGGCCAGATGGAGGGCGGCGCCCTGGTCGCGGGGAAGGGGGGCGGGGGAGGAGGCGAACGGGTCGAAGGCGGCCAGCCCCTCGCTGGGGGAAAAGTCCCCTTCGCACCCGGGCAGGGTGGGGCAGGCGGCTGCGGCCAGCTTGACGCTGACGAGGCCTCCGAGCCCGATCTGGACCGCGATCAGCACCACCGCGGCAACCGCGGCGAATCGCAGGCTCGGCGCGTGCCTGGGACCGGAGACGCCGAGCCGCGGCGGATGCGCCTGGCGCGCCCGCAGCATCCAGGCGCAGGCTAGCAGCGCGAGGCCGCCCAGCAGGTTGCCGAGGGCCACCGTCGGCGCCATACCGGTGGAAGAAGAGATCCCCAGCAAGGCGAGAAAGGCGGTGAGCGCCGCCATGGCCAAGGCCAGTACCACGTCGCCATGGCGGCGCGGCCGCCGCAGGCTCGCCACCAGAATCGCGAAGACGAGGAGCAGCATGGCGCTCGCGGCGAGGCGGTGGCCCAGCCGCGCCAGAAACTGGAGCGGCGAGGAGGCGCCGCCCCTCGGGTGGGCGCCGGGCATCGACGGCGCGCCGTAGCACTCGGGCCAGGGCTCGCAGCCGAGACCCGCGGCGGCGAGCCGCAGGTAGGCGCTCGATACCACCACGAACAGCATGACCGCGCTAGCGGCCAGGGCGAGGCGCGCCAGGAGGGGCGAGGGCGGATCGGGGGGATCCATGGGCTCCACGATGGGGACGGGGTTTCGCTGCGCAGCTTACCCCTGGACGCCCTCCTTCGCCCCGCGGGGTGGAAATTTCTTGATGCGTATCAAGGAGCCCTCCCTCTCCGCTGCGGATCATCAAGGCCTGAAAGCGACAGGAGGAGCCCATGGCTGGAGCGCGACGGCGCAATACCACATGGACGACGGTGGCTGTGGCGGCTGCGATCCTCGCCCTGAGCGGCTTCGGCGCCGTCCTTTCTGACGGGGCGCGGCTGTGCAGCCCGGTCAATGGCAAATGGGTTGGCGGCGGCTGGTACTCGTCCCCCGGTTTGCTGCGGGCTCTGGCCATCGCCGATCGCTTGTGCGGCCGCTCGGAGCAGGAGCGGCGCGAAGGTTGATGGCTTCCAGCACGGAGGAAGAAAAATGGCCGAACCATCCAAAATCCAGGACCCGGAAGAGCTCAGCGACGAGCCCATCCCCTTCATGCAGCAGCTTCTGGACAACCCGTTCGCCCTGCTGTTTCTGGGAATCGCCTCGCCCATGGTGCTTTACGTGGTGTGGGGCGTGATGGAGATCCTGAGCATCCCGGTCGCCAAGTAGGCAAGCGGCGAGCGCCGTCGGCACGCTGCCGGCATAGGAACAGAGAGAGGGGGGAGTTTACGCCATGCCCACTGCCATCGACCCGCCGAAGAACCGCGTCTGGTGGAAGGATCCGGTCGACAAGGTCGAGATCACCTGGATCGTGCTCGCCCTGATCTGGTGTCTCATCATGTTCTTCATGATGCCCTACTGGCACGTGTACGGAAAACAGAACCTGTCCAACGAAGCGTACCGCTCCACCCCCGAGCTCTTCAGCCGGAAGACCCAGGAGATGGTGGACAAGTACACGGTGCGCACCGAGACCGACCAGAAAATTCCCGTGGTGCACCCGCCTGCGGGCAGCGACGTCTATCTGATCGCTCGCCTGTGGCAGTGGTGGCCCCTGGTGGAGCTGGAGGCGGGCAAGAGCTACCGGCTGCACCTCATGTCCATGGACTGGCTGCACGGCTTTTCCCTGCAGCCCGAGAACATCAACATCCAGGTCCATCCCGGCTACGAACACGTGTTGACGGTGACGCCCACCAAGGAAGGCACCTACTCCATCGTGTGCAACGAATACTGCGGGATCAACCATCACACCATGACCAGCAAGCTGTACGTGGTCAAGTAAGGGGGAGGCCATGGCGATCAACCGGATGTTTCGAACCTGCCCGAGCACGGGGCTGCAGTTCCATCAGCCGGCTGAGGCCCTGATCCGGTGGAACGCGGTGGCGGCGGTGGTGTCGCTGCTGGTGGGCGGGATCCTGGGGCTCCTGGTGGTGCTCACCCGCTGGCCCGCGCTGCACCTGCTGCCGGCGGACGCCTTCTACCAGGCGCTCACCGCCCACGGCCTGAACATGCTGGTCTTCTGGATCATCTTCTTCGAGATGGCGGTGCTGTACTTCGCCGCCTCCACCCTGCTCAGGTGCCGCCTCGCCACCCCCCACATGGCGTGGCTCGGATTCTGGCTCATGGTGGCTGGCGCGCTGCTAAACAACTACGCGGTATGGCGCGGAGATTCCAGCGTCATGTTTACCTCCTATGCCCCCATGGGAGCCCACCCCACCTTCTACCTGGGCCTGATCCTGTTCGCGGTGGGGGCGCTGATCGGCTGCTTCGTGTTTCTCGGCACCCTGGCGGTGGCCAAGGCGGAGAAGACCTACGTGGGCTCGGTGCCGCTCGTGACTTTCGGCGCGTTGACCGCGTGCATCATCGCCATTTTCACCATCGCCAGCGGCGCCATCATCCTGATCCCAACCTTCCTGTGGTCGGTGGGGCTGGTGGGCTACATCGACTCCCTCATGTACCGCACGGTGTGGTGGGCGTTCGGACACTCGTCCCAGCAGATCAACGTTTCCGCCCACGTGGCCGTGTGGTACGCCATCGCCGCCATCGTGTTCGGCGCCCGGCCCATGAACGAAAAAGTCTCCCGCGGGGCGTTCCTGCTCTACATCCTGTTCCTGCAGCTCGCCTCCGCTCACCACCTGCTGGCTGATCCGGGCCTCACGTCCAACTGGAAGATCTTCAACACCAGCTACGCGTTCTACCTGGCGGTGCTGGCCTCCATGGTCCACGGCTTCACCGTGCCCGGGGCCATCGAGCTGGCGCAGCGGGAGAAGGGCTACACCAAGGGGCTGTTCGAGTGGCTGAGGAAGGCGCCGTGGGGCAATCCGGTCTTTTCCGGGATGTTCATCTCCTTGGTGGGATTCGGCTTCCTCGGCGGTATTTCTGGCGTCGTCCTGGGTACTGAGCAATTAAACTTGCTCATGCACAACACCTTCTACGTGCCGGGCCACTTCCACGCCACGGTGGTGGTGGGCACCACGCTCGCGTTCATGGCCCTCACCTATTTCCTGATCCCGGTGCTGTTCCGGCGCGAGCTGGCCTTTCCCAAGCTGGCCCAGTGGCAGCCCTACGTCTTCGGCATCGGCATGAGCGTGTTCTCCCTGTTCATGATGGGCGCCGGGACCCTGGGGGTGCCCCGGCGCCACTGGGATATGACCATGGCAGGCAACCTGCTGCCCCACGAGTGGCCCGGGACTGCCTACCTGATGGTGGGCCTCATGGCCCTCGCCGGGATCCTCGCCATCGTGGGTGGGGCCATTTACATCCTGGTGACCGTGTGGTCGGTGTTCTTCGGCAAGCGCATCGAGACCCCGGACTTCAAGCGCGTGAGCGCCCGGGACGGCGCTGCCCCGGCGCCGCAACCGGTGGCCGTGTCGCTGACCGGCCATGGAAGCGCGGGCCACATGGCGGCCCCCGGCACCTTCGTCCTGGCGATGGTGCTGCTGGTGTCGTTCGTGCTGTACTACTTCGTCAACTGGAGGTACCTGTCCTCGGTGTGGCCGCTGAGCTGACGGACGGGGATGGCCATGCGTGACGGGGCGAGACTGTTCTTCGATCTCTTCAAGCTGCGCATCGGGCTACCGATCGGGCTCACGGCCCTGGCCGGCCTGGCGGTGACGCCGGGACCGCCCCTCGCCGGGTGGCAGGTGGCGGTGCTGGCCCTGGCGGTGGTAATGGCTTCCGCCAGCGCCGGCGCGTTCAACCAGTTCGTGGAGCGGGACATGGACGCGCGCATGGGACGCACGCGGCGCCGCCCCTTCGTCACTGGGCGGCTCCAGCACGGGCCGGCGTGGCTCGTCCTCATCGCCGCCATGGCGATCGCCGCCGTGGGCGCCGCGGCCCTGGCCCTCAATGCCTACGCCGCGCTCTACGTCTTCCTAGGCGCGTTCTTCTACGCCGTGGTGTACACCGTGTGGCTCAAGCGCCGCACCTGGCTCAACATCGTGATCGGCGGGCTGGCCGGAAGCTTCGCGGTGCTGGCGGGCGCCGCCGCGGCGGCGCCGGGGGAGCTGCCCGCGGCGCCCCTCCTGCTGGCGACGGTGCTGTTCCTGTGGACGCCGCCCCACTTCTGGAGCCTGGCGATCGCCTACCGCAGCGACTACGAGGCGGTGGGGGTACCCATGCTGCCCTGCGTGGTGGGGGACGCCCGCTGCGCCCGGATCATTTTCCGCAGCGCCGTGGCCCTGGTGGCGGTGTCCCTGCTGCCGGCGTTCTTCGGCCTGGGGTGGGTCTATCTGGCCGGCGCCGCCGCGGGAGGCGCCTGGTTCCTGGCGAAAAGCGCGGCCCTCGCCCGCTCCCCCAGCCGGGCGACGGCCATGGCCAACTTCCACGCCTCCCTCCTGCAACTGGGTCTGCTCCTCGGCGCGCGCTGCTCGACGGGGCCGTGGCAGGGTAAGGGCCATGGGGCGATCCGCGGCCCGGCTTATCCTCGCGATCGTCTTCGCCGCGCTGGCGGCGAGCGGCGGAGCCGGCGCGGCGGAGACGGGCAGGACGCCCGGCCTCGACCCCCACGAGGCGCTGCGGGCGAGCCAGGCGGCCATCGGCCAGCTTGTCGGCGATTACGCCTTCACCGACCGGCAGGGCCGGCGGGTGACCCTCTCCTCCTACCGGGGCAAGCCCCTGCTGG from Burkholderiales bacterium harbors:
- a CDS encoding cytochrome c oxidase subunit I, which translates into the protein MAINRMFRTCPSTGLQFHQPAEALIRWNAVAAVVSLLVGGILGLLVVLTRWPALHLLPADAFYQALTAHGLNMLVFWIIFFEMAVLYFAASTLLRCRLATPHMAWLGFWLMVAGALLNNYAVWRGDSSVMFTSYAPMGAHPTFYLGLILFAVGALIGCFVFLGTLAVAKAEKTYVGSVPLVTFGALTACIIAIFTIASGAIILIPTFLWSVGLVGYIDSLMYRTVWWAFGHSSQQINVSAHVAVWYAIAAIVFGARPMNEKVSRGAFLLYILFLQLASAHHLLADPGLTSNWKIFNTSYAFYLAVLASMVHGFTVPGAIELAQREKGYTKGLFEWLRKAPWGNPVFSGMFISLVGFGFLGGISGVVLGTEQLNLLMHNTFYVPGHFHATVVVGTTLAFMALTYFLIPVLFRRELAFPKLAQWQPYVFGIGMSVFSLFMMGAGTLGVPRRHWDMTMAGNLLPHEWPGTAYLMVGLMALAGILAIVGGAIYILVTVWSVFFGKRIETPDFKRVSARDGAAPAPQPVAVSLTGHGSAGHMAAPGTFVLAMVLLVSFVLYYFVNWRYLSSVWPLS